Proteins encoded together in one Flavobacterium keumense window:
- a CDS encoding thioredoxin family protein — MKKIIITLVFVLGSISLQAQELYWETNVNKAIEVSKKTKKPLLLFFTGSDWCGWCIRLQKEVLKTPEFATWAKDNVVLVELDYPRAKAQTNEIKQQNAQLQQIFGIQGYPTVFFSNVQESAGKINFQALGNTGYVAGGPKAWLAVADGILKKK; from the coding sequence ATGAAAAAAATAATTATCACCTTAGTATTTGTTTTAGGTTCAATTTCTCTACAAGCACAAGAATTGTATTGGGAAACTAATGTAAATAAAGCCATTGAAGTTTCTAAGAAAACTAAAAAGCCATTGTTGTTATTTTTTACGGGAAGTGACTGGTGTGGTTGGTGTATTCGTTTGCAAAAAGAAGTGTTGAAAACACCTGAATTTGCTACTTGGGCAAAGGATAATGTGGTTTTGGTTGAATTGGATTATCCAAGAGCAAAAGCTCAAACCAACGAAATCAAACAACAAAACGCACAATTACAACAAATTTTCGGTATTCAAGGATATCCAACTGTGTTTTTTAGCAATGTACAAGAATCGGCTGGTAAAATTAACTTTCAAGCTTTGGGAAATACAGGGTATGTTGCTGGTGGGCCTAAGGCGTGGTTAGCAGTTGCCGACGGAATTTTGAAGAAAAAATAA
- a CDS encoding hydroxymethylglutaryl-CoA reductase, degradative codes for MNQAVSGFSKLSKEEKIAWIAQTYFSTPKDAIQLLKNYWNSDEKIQKLHDEFIENTISNFYIPLGVAPNFLINGKYKTIPMAIEESSVVAAASKAAKFWSTRGGFTTRVIDTEKIGQVHFIFKGETEKLHTFFAEIKSDLFTETASITKNMQARGGGILDIVLKDKTDLIPNYFQLHVSFETKDSMGANFINSCLEQFAKTLKEKANQYELFSETEKDIQIVMSILSNYVPNCIVRAEVSCPIADLEEKHIPNPQEFAEKFVQAVRIAEVEPFRAVTHNKGIMNGIDAVVLATGNDFRAIEAGVHAYASRNGQYSSLSHAKIENGVFSFWMEIPLALGTVGGLTSLHPLVKLALEMLEKPSAQELMQIVAVAGLAQNFAALRSLTTTGIQDGHMKMHLNNILNQFDATEDERIAVRKHFKHQTVSHSAVVEFMNQLRN; via the coding sequence ATGAACCAAGCCGTAAGTGGATTTTCTAAATTATCCAAAGAAGAAAAAATAGCCTGGATTGCCCAAACCTATTTTTCAACTCCAAAAGATGCTATTCAATTATTGAAAAACTATTGGAATTCAGATGAAAAAATCCAAAAACTACACGACGAATTCATCGAAAATACGATTTCTAATTTCTACATTCCTTTGGGTGTTGCGCCTAATTTTCTAATCAACGGAAAATACAAAACCATTCCGATGGCTATCGAAGAAAGTTCGGTGGTAGCAGCCGCTTCCAAAGCCGCTAAATTTTGGTCTACTCGTGGCGGATTTACCACCCGAGTAATTGACACGGAGAAAATTGGTCAGGTACATTTCATTTTCAAAGGGGAAACTGAAAAACTACATACTTTCTTTGCTGAAATCAAATCCGATTTATTTACAGAAACCGCGAGCATTACTAAAAACATGCAAGCTCGTGGCGGTGGTATCCTAGATATTGTTTTAAAAGACAAAACCGATTTAATTCCAAACTATTTTCAGCTTCATGTGAGTTTTGAGACTAAAGACAGTATGGGAGCTAATTTTATCAATTCGTGTTTAGAGCAATTTGCCAAAACCTTAAAAGAAAAGGCTAACCAATACGAATTGTTCTCGGAAACCGAAAAAGACATTCAAATCGTAATGAGTATTTTGTCAAATTACGTTCCCAATTGCATCGTCCGTGCTGAAGTTTCGTGTCCTATTGCCGACTTAGAAGAAAAACACATACCGAATCCGCAGGAGTTTGCCGAGAAATTTGTGCAAGCCGTTCGCATTGCCGAGGTAGAACCTTTCCGTGCCGTAACGCACAACAAAGGGATTATGAATGGAATTGATGCAGTAGTATTGGCAACCGGAAATGATTTTAGAGCCATCGAAGCAGGCGTTCATGCTTATGCATCTCGCAACGGACAGTATTCTAGTTTATCGCATGCCAAAATAGAAAATGGTGTTTTTAGCTTTTGGATGGAAATTCCCTTGGCTTTAGGTACTGTCGGCGGATTGACCTCTTTGCATCCATTGGTAAAATTAGCTTTGGAAATGCTCGAAAAACCTTCTGCTCAAGAGTTAATGCAAATTGTAGCAGTAGCAGGCTTAGCCCAAAATTTTGCTGCCCTGCGTTCGTTAACTACAACAGGAATCCAAGACGGACACATGAAAATGCACTTGAATAATATTTTAAATCAATTTGACGCAACAGAAGACGAACGTATAGCAGTACGAAAACACTTCAAGCACCAAACCGTTTCCCATAGCGCGGTAGTCGAATTTATGAACCAATTGAGAAACTAA
- a CDS encoding GYDIA family GHMP kinase has translation MQKTFYSNGKLLISGEYLILDGAKGLALPTKMGQNLIVEDTSTGAIHWKSYDFNGSVWFEDTLSFEEIQDNNITTESVKATLIKILQVADAMNPSVFSNSAGFSITTQLSFPRNWGLGSSSTLINNIAQWFQINAFELLHKSFGGSGYDIACAQNNNPITYSIANGKPKVEKVAFKPEFSQNLYFVYLNQKRNSKSAIAEYHSNKTSQLSNYIATIDSLTQDILAAKNIDVFAQLLHQHESVLSALLKTETVKNTLFPDFEGAIKSLGAWGGDFVLAVSKENPKPYFIAKGYETVIPYSEMIL, from the coding sequence ATGCAAAAGACCTTCTATAGCAACGGCAAATTATTAATTTCAGGAGAATACCTCATTTTGGATGGCGCCAAAGGATTGGCTTTACCCACTAAAATGGGACAAAATCTCATTGTGGAAGATACAAGTACAGGTGCTATTCATTGGAAAAGTTATGATTTTAATGGAAGTGTTTGGTTTGAAGATACTCTCTCGTTTGAAGAAATTCAAGACAATAACATTACTACAGAATCAGTAAAAGCGACACTCATCAAAATTTTGCAGGTCGCTGATGCGATGAATCCAAGTGTGTTTTCTAATTCAGCTGGTTTTAGTATAACTACACAATTGAGTTTTCCACGAAATTGGGGTTTAGGCAGTTCGTCCACCTTGATTAACAATATAGCGCAATGGTTTCAAATAAACGCTTTTGAATTGTTGCATAAAAGTTTTGGTGGCAGCGGCTATGATATTGCTTGTGCGCAAAACAACAATCCTATTACTTATTCTATTGCAAATGGGAAACCCAAAGTAGAAAAAGTAGCTTTTAAACCTGAATTTAGTCAAAATCTCTATTTTGTGTATTTGAACCAAAAACGCAATAGTAAATCGGCCATAGCGGAATATCATTCCAATAAAACCTCCCAATTATCGAACTACATTGCTACGATTGATTCCTTAACTCAAGACATTCTTGCCGCAAAGAACATTGATGTTTTTGCGCAATTACTACACCAACACGAAAGCGTTTTAAGTGCGCTTTTAAAAACAGAAACAGTGAAAAATACCTTATTCCCAGACTTTGAAGGTGCTATAAAAAGTTTAGGCGCTTGGGGTGGCGATTTTGTTTTGGCAGTTTCAAAAGAAAATCCAAAACCATATTTTATTGCCAAAGGATATGAAACGGTGATTCCGTATTCAGAAATGATTTTGTGA
- a CDS encoding peptide MFS transporter, translating to MVSDNLTIEKIQNFEGKYPKQLWYLFLVEMWERFCFYGMRGVLTYFMVDQLLLKDEAANLQYGAIQAFVYAFTFIGGIFADKILGFKKSLLFGGIVMILGNLLIAFSPATLFYYGIAFSIIGTGFFKPNISSMVGELYHENDNRRDAGYGMFYAGINVGGLLGGALCIYLGKYYSWQWCFLSAAIVMLLGLITFLLTKKQLGPIGNSPLLHLTSNKRKIREILVYIGSLLSIPLIFLMVKNTDYTDYFMYSIGVLAVLYFVFETVNLKNSALQKKLIAAFLFIFFYFLFNAIYEQSGGSLSLFAKDNLNDSLLFFHIDPNVVNNSSNTFFVIVLSPLIGLLWLWLGKRKIEPNTIVKFGIGFLFLGASFYIFYLTRFFANVKGVASLNVFTFAYLVTTVGELCLGPIGMSIITKLSPKRLFGMMMGLWFLASAFGQLAAGKLGAAMSNSDTGNTLVSKLQSYTEGYYQLAIYSIIAGVFLIVITPLIKKLMQEVK from the coding sequence ATGGTGTCCGATAATTTAACCATAGAAAAAATTCAAAACTTTGAAGGCAAATACCCCAAGCAATTGTGGTATTTGTTTTTAGTAGAAATGTGGGAACGTTTCTGTTTTTATGGAATGCGTGGAGTTTTGACCTATTTTATGGTAGATCAATTACTCTTAAAAGATGAAGCGGCTAATTTGCAATATGGAGCTATTCAAGCTTTTGTCTACGCGTTCACGTTTATCGGAGGGATTTTTGCTGATAAAATTTTAGGGTTCAAAAAATCGTTATTGTTTGGAGGAATCGTGATGATTTTAGGCAATCTATTAATTGCTTTTTCTCCAGCAACTTTGTTTTATTATGGAATAGCGTTTTCAATTATTGGAACAGGTTTTTTTAAACCGAATATTTCTTCTATGGTGGGTGAATTGTATCATGAAAATGACAACAGACGCGATGCAGGTTACGGAATGTTTTATGCTGGAATTAATGTAGGCGGACTTTTAGGAGGCGCATTATGTATTTATTTAGGTAAATATTATTCCTGGCAATGGTGTTTCTTATCGGCGGCGATTGTGATGCTTTTGGGTTTGATTACATTTTTGTTGACCAAAAAACAGTTAGGACCTATTGGCAATTCTCCTTTATTACATCTGACTTCAAATAAAAGAAAAATTCGTGAAATTTTAGTTTATATAGGTTCGTTGTTGAGTATTCCATTGATATTTTTAATGGTAAAAAACACGGATTACACGGATTATTTTATGTACTCCATAGGAGTATTAGCAGTTCTCTATTTTGTATTCGAGACAGTCAATTTGAAAAATAGTGCTTTGCAAAAAAAATTAATTGCAGCGTTCTTATTCATCTTTTTTTACTTTTTATTCAATGCGATATACGAGCAAAGTGGTGGTTCATTATCTCTTTTTGCCAAAGACAATTTGAATGATAGTTTGCTGTTCTTTCATATCGATCCCAATGTAGTTAACAATAGTTCCAATACTTTTTTTGTAATTGTATTGAGTCCGCTAATTGGGTTGCTATGGTTGTGGTTAGGGAAGAGAAAAATAGAACCCAATACTATTGTCAAATTCGGAATCGGATTTTTATTCCTTGGCGCTTCGTTTTATATCTTTTATCTCACTCGATTTTTTGCCAACGTGAAAGGAGTTGCTTCTTTGAATGTGTTTACATTTGCTTATTTGGTAACTACCGTTGGCGAATTGTGTTTGGGTCCTATTGGGATGTCAATTATTACAAAGCTTTCGCCAAAACGTCTCTTCGGGATGATGATGGGATTGTGGTTTTTGGCTAGCGCATTTGGTCAATTAGCCGCTGGGAAATTAGGCGCTGCTATGTCCAATTCAGATACGGGGAATACATTAGTGTCTAAATTGCAATCGTACACCGAAGGCTATTATCAATTGGCTATTTATTCCATTATTGCAGGTGTATTTTTAATTGTGATTACACCTTTGATAAAAAAATTAATGCAGGAAGTGAAATAA
- a CDS encoding peptide MFS transporter yields MTATQSKTAHPKGLWVLFGTEMWERFNFYGMRTLLVLFLVNSLVMNEEDASLIYGGFLGLCYLTPMLGGFIADRFLGNRNCILLGGLIMAIGQLLLFTSASVFGDNLPLATTIMYSGLGAIILGNGFFKPNISSMVGSLYPKQEKNKLDTAFTIFYMGINIGAFLGQSICPLLGDVKDSAGIRDIHAFKWGFLAASIAMLLGTILFYFLKDKYVVSPEGKPIGGLPSKNESSDYEEGEAQKAVFTPKALFIAALCFVGLFFLFHSSVEGDNVVKTIIYPIIYASGITLAGLILSDSSLTKIERDRILVIYIVSFFIIFFWAAFEQAGSSLTFIADNQTDRTFLFGWQMPASMVQIFNGLFVVILAVPFSMLWDRLRAKDKEPISPFKLALGLFLITVSFFMIANQVKGLGTSGLLAVKWLILLYFLNTCAELCLSPIGLSLVGKLSPKRFASLLYGVFFLSNASGYALGGTLGSILPATGDKFDKAKNLGIDLQAILDKKITPTAEQLKLLADNQISDHNPIFAGFEIHNLFEFFMVFVVLTGIASLILFALTPVLKKMMHGVR; encoded by the coding sequence ATGACAGCAACTCAATCGAAAACAGCGCATCCAAAAGGGCTTTGGGTATTGTTTGGAACAGAAATGTGGGAACGATTCAATTTCTACGGAATGCGAACTTTATTAGTGCTTTTCCTTGTGAATTCATTGGTAATGAACGAGGAAGATGCGTCCTTAATTTATGGAGGTTTCTTAGGGCTTTGTTATTTAACACCAATGTTAGGCGGGTTTATTGCCGATCGGTTTTTAGGCAATAGAAATTGTATTTTGTTGGGTGGATTGATCATGGCCATTGGTCAGTTGTTGTTATTTACCAGTGCGAGTGTTTTTGGTGATAATTTACCTTTGGCAACAACCATTATGTACAGTGGTTTGGGAGCCATTATTTTAGGTAATGGATTCTTCAAACCGAATATTTCTTCTATGGTGGGAAGTTTGTACCCAAAACAAGAAAAAAATAAATTGGATACGGCATTTACTATTTTTTATATGGGAATTAACATTGGAGCTTTCTTAGGGCAATCTATTTGTCCATTATTAGGAGATGTTAAAGATTCCGCTGGAATTAGAGATATTCATGCGTTCAAATGGGGATTCCTTGCCGCTTCGATTGCGATGCTTTTAGGGACTATTTTATTTTACTTTTTAAAAGACAAATATGTGGTTTCGCCAGAAGGAAAACCAATTGGCGGGTTGCCTTCTAAAAATGAATCCTCAGATTACGAAGAAGGAGAAGCGCAAAAAGCAGTATTCACTCCAAAAGCATTATTCATTGCTGCACTTTGTTTTGTAGGCTTATTTTTCCTGTTCCATTCTTCGGTTGAAGGGGATAATGTAGTAAAGACGATTATTTATCCAATAATTTATGCGAGTGGAATTACCTTAGCAGGATTAATTTTATCTGATAGTTCGTTGACCAAAATAGAGAGAGACCGAATCTTAGTCATTTATATTGTATCGTTCTTTATCATTTTCTTTTGGGCCGCTTTTGAACAAGCAGGTTCTTCTTTGACCTTTATTGCCGATAATCAAACCGACAGAACGTTTTTATTTGGATGGCAAATGCCAGCTTCGATGGTGCAAATTTTTAATGGACTTTTCGTTGTTATTTTAGCGGTTCCATTTAGTATGTTATGGGACAGATTAAGAGCTAAAGATAAAGAACCTATTTCTCCATTCAAATTGGCGTTAGGCTTATTTTTAATTACAGTGAGTTTCTTTATGATTGCTAATCAAGTTAAAGGCTTAGGAACTTCAGGCTTATTAGCAGTTAAATGGTTGATTTTATTGTATTTCTTAAATACATGTGCTGAGTTGTGCTTGTCGCCAATAGGTTTGTCTTTAGTTGGGAAATTATCACCAAAGCGTTTTGCTTCTTTATTATATGGTGTTTTCTTTTTGTCGAATGCTTCTGGATATGCATTAGGGGGGACATTAGGTTCTATCTTGCCGGCGACAGGAGATAAATTTGATAAAGCAAAAAATCTTGGGATTGATTTACAAGCTATTTTAGATAAAAAAATTACGCCAACAGCAGAGCAATTGAAGTTGTTAGCCGATAATCAAATTAGCGATCATAATCCAATTTTTGCTGGTTTTGAAATTCACAATCTATTTGAATTCTTCATGGTGTTTGTGGTGTTGACAGGAATTGCATCCTTAATTTTGTTTGCGTTGACTCCAGTATTGAAAAAAATGATGCATGGTGTCCGATAA
- a CDS encoding S9 family peptidase, which produces MKSNLSFVLFFVFTMAVFGQQKITVEEIYSGAFRAKGMDELQSMKNTNQYTVLNYDAPSRSMQIDLFDFATLKKVSTLIDTKNHSVLTDGIDSYTFSPDEKLILIANNSNSIYRHSFTADYYLYDTTTKSVSKLFDFQVQEPTFSPDGKKIAFARENNLYVYDIASKQTTAITTDGKKNSVINGITDWVYEEEFAFVRAFDWSKDSKKVAYIRFDESQVPEFSMSIFKKDLYPTVETFKYPKAGEKNSEVSLHIYDIASRGTQKVNLSQYADFYIARMQWTNEANVLSAQVLNRHQDNLDLLFVDGNSGAAKVVLNEKDKAYVDVTDNLTFLKDNSFIWTSEKDGFNHIYLYDKTGKLKNQVTKGNWEVTNYYGFDEKTNTVFYQSVENGSINRDVYSINLNGKNKVRLSKKTGTNAATFSPNFQYFINTFSSATQPTTYTLNEAKTGAQVQVIENNEALASKLKAYNLPAKEFFVLKTAKGNELNAWILKPKDFDPTKKYPVFMYQYSGPGSQQVNNDWNSNDDYWFQMLAQQGYIVACVDGRGTGFKGAAFKKVTQKELGKYEVEDQIDAAKVIGNYPYVDKSRIGIWGWSYGGFMASNCIMKGADVFKMAIAVAPVTNWRFYDSIYTERYMQTPQENASGYDENSPINHVNKLKGKFLLIHGSGDDNVHVQNSMQMMEALIQANKQFDSQIYPDKNHGIYGGKTRIQLFTKMTNFIKENL; this is translated from the coding sequence ATGAAATCAAACTTATCTTTTGTTCTGTTTTTTGTGTTCACAATGGCAGTTTTTGGACAACAAAAAATTACTGTTGAAGAAATTTATTCGGGCGCTTTTAGAGCCAAAGGAATGGACGAATTGCAGTCCATGAAAAATACCAATCAATACACGGTTTTGAATTATGATGCTCCTTCACGAAGCATGCAAATTGATTTGTTTGACTTTGCTACTTTAAAAAAAGTAAGTACGTTAATTGATACTAAAAATCATTCCGTATTAACGGATGGTATTGACAGCTACACATTCTCTCCTGATGAGAAATTAATTTTGATAGCTAATAATTCGAATTCTATTTACCGCCATTCTTTTACCGCTGATTATTATTTGTATGATACCACTACTAAGAGCGTATCTAAGTTATTTGATTTCCAAGTACAAGAGCCTACTTTTTCGCCAGATGGTAAAAAGATTGCTTTTGCTAGAGAAAACAATTTGTATGTGTACGATATTGCAAGTAAACAAACTACTGCCATTACCACTGATGGAAAAAAGAACAGCGTAATTAACGGAATTACGGATTGGGTGTATGAAGAAGAGTTTGCTTTTGTTCGTGCGTTTGATTGGAGCAAAGACAGTAAAAAAGTAGCCTACATTCGTTTTGACGAAAGTCAAGTTCCTGAATTCTCGATGTCTATTTTTAAAAAGGATTTGTACCCAACGGTAGAAACGTTTAAATATCCAAAAGCAGGTGAGAAAAACTCCGAAGTATCCTTGCATATTTATGATATAGCTTCTAGAGGAACTCAAAAAGTAAATTTATCTCAATATGCTGATTTTTACATTGCAAGAATGCAATGGACGAATGAAGCAAATGTACTTTCGGCTCAAGTATTGAACCGTCACCAAGATAATTTGGATTTGTTGTTCGTTGATGGAAATTCAGGAGCTGCTAAAGTGGTGTTGAATGAAAAAGACAAAGCGTATGTAGATGTTACTGACAACCTAACATTCTTGAAAGACAATAGCTTTATTTGGACTAGTGAAAAAGACGGCTTCAATCATATTTACTTGTATGATAAAACGGGAAAATTAAAAAATCAAGTGACCAAAGGCAATTGGGAAGTAACCAATTACTATGGTTTTGACGAAAAAACAAATACAGTTTTCTACCAATCAGTTGAGAATGGGTCGATTAATAGAGATGTATATAGCATCAATTTGAATGGAAAAAACAAAGTGCGTTTGTCTAAAAAGACTGGTACAAATGCTGCTACTTTTAGTCCAAATTTTCAATATTTTATCAATACTTTCTCTAGTGCTACTCAGCCTACAACTTACACTTTGAATGAAGCTAAAACAGGAGCGCAAGTACAAGTAATTGAGAATAACGAAGCATTGGCATCCAAATTAAAAGCATATAATTTGCCTGCTAAAGAGTTCTTTGTGTTAAAAACAGCTAAAGGAAACGAATTGAATGCTTGGATTTTAAAACCAAAAGATTTTGATCCAACCAAAAAATATCCGGTTTTTATGTACCAATATTCTGGTCCAGGATCGCAACAAGTGAATAACGATTGGAATTCAAATGATGATTATTGGTTCCAAATGTTAGCACAACAAGGCTATATTGTAGCTTGTGTTGACGGACGTGGAACAGGATTTAAAGGTGCTGCCTTCAAAAAAGTAACGCAAAAGGAGTTAGGAAAATACGAAGTAGAAGACCAAATCGATGCGGCTAAAGTAATTGGAAATTATCCGTATGTAGATAAATCTCGAATTGGAATTTGGGGTTGGAGTTATGGAGGTTTCATGGCGTCGAATTGTATTATGAAAGGGGCTGATGTATTCAAAATGGCCATTGCAGTGGCTCCGGTAACTAACTGGCGTTTTTACGATAGTATTTATACGGAACGTTATATGCAAACACCTCAAGAGAATGCAAGTGGCTATGATGAAAATTCGCCAATCAACCATGTGAATAAATTGAAAGGAAAATTCTTGTTGATTCATGGTTCAGGGGATGATAATGTGCATGTTCAAAATTCAATGCAAATGATGGAAGCTTTGATTCAAGCCAACAAACAATTTGATTCTCAAATTTATCCTGACAAAAATCACGGAATTTACGGAGGTAAAACCAGAATCCAGTTGTTTACCAAAATGACTAATTTTATCAAGGAAAATTTATAA